In Candidatus Nitronauta litoralis, one DNA window encodes the following:
- a CDS encoding GspE/PulE family protein, which yields MATTTAGEKVKSLTSRINSASDLSTVVPNIIDELKELFESEAIVLFSLERATKQLVSRNHLGNGVGEIRQDISPKTIVGHVVTSGKALNISDVNSKAELAMYNPNMDLGSALDGESGFTTKSLIVAPLAHNKKLVGVIEIINKKGNGKFSDEDFKTAKDLSIPLGLMVTKLDEVSNGSGSAGGGQNSQEKMVSIVNAIHSAKNVDEILIELKPSILELFDAELMTIYAVDQPKNEIYSKMKSGDTVNEIRVPIAPQSIAGCVAMAQKAVVIKNVYDQNELQAFHSELSFDSSWDKKSGFKTQNMLVVPMMNQNRLMGVLQLINKHSGAPFTSNDEKNATSIAETIGLAFFNQTKFVQQKPTKFSYLINNGILSDTELNQAIGKARRNQIDIEQLLLGELKISRNDLGKSLENFYNVSYVGYEQGTVLPSSLFEGLNLNFLQKNAWVPIGREGKKVTILIDNPLNQDKIQNIKLIFAKHELEFKVSLKADIHDFLTGTLADDTVEEDDEEGAGIGEMSSLLDALQSEKDDGVETIDDDDDEINAINEADNTIIKLVNKILIDAYDQGISDIHLEPGVGKDNMLVRYRKDGSCRIYQEIPPLYKQAILSRIKIMSKLDIAERRLPQDGKIKMKYGRKDIEYRVATCPTVGGNEDAVLRILAASKPIPLEGMNFAQRNLELIQRLAAKPYGLILVVGPTGSGKTTTLHSTLGFINKPDRKIWTAEDPVEITQRGLRQVQMHPKIGLNFARAMKSFLRADPDVIMVGEMRDAETCAIGLEASLTGHLVFSTLHTNSAPETITRLLDMGMNPLNFADALLLIVAQRLVRTLCKKCKEDYHPGRDEYDTLVKEYGSEELFMKNVGIEYTDDLTLKGPKGCDKCGNTGYAGRTGLHELLEGTDEIKRMIMKKSLVEELREQALSDGMTTLKQDGIKKIFKGDCDLKQVMAVCIV from the coding sequence ATGGCAACCACAACTGCGGGAGAAAAAGTTAAATCACTTACCTCCCGAATAAATTCTGCAAGTGACCTGTCTACTGTGGTGCCTAATATCATAGATGAGCTTAAAGAGTTATTTGAGTCAGAGGCTATTGTGCTTTTCAGCCTGGAACGGGCAACCAAGCAACTTGTTTCCCGAAATCATCTCGGCAACGGAGTTGGCGAAATCAGACAAGATATTTCGCCTAAAACAATTGTCGGCCATGTGGTCACCAGTGGCAAAGCTCTTAACATTTCAGATGTTAATTCCAAGGCTGAACTTGCCATGTACAACCCGAATATGGACCTCGGATCAGCGCTGGACGGCGAATCAGGATTCACCACAAAATCATTGATTGTCGCTCCCCTTGCCCACAATAAAAAACTGGTGGGGGTGATAGAGATCATCAATAAAAAGGGAAACGGAAAGTTTTCCGATGAAGACTTTAAAACCGCCAAAGACTTATCGATCCCTCTCGGTTTAATGGTAACCAAATTGGATGAAGTGAGTAATGGTTCAGGGTCCGCTGGGGGCGGACAGAACTCCCAGGAGAAAATGGTTTCAATCGTTAATGCCATCCACTCTGCTAAAAATGTGGATGAAATTTTAATTGAACTCAAGCCCTCCATCCTGGAGCTATTCGACGCGGAGTTGATGACAATATATGCTGTAGACCAGCCCAAGAATGAGATTTACTCAAAAATGAAATCGGGTGATACGGTAAATGAAATTCGTGTCCCCATTGCCCCGCAAAGTATAGCCGGTTGTGTGGCCATGGCCCAAAAAGCGGTGGTCATCAAGAATGTTTACGATCAAAACGAGCTACAGGCATTCCACTCGGAATTGTCATTTGACAGTTCGTGGGACAAAAAATCCGGATTCAAAACCCAGAACATGCTAGTGGTTCCCATGATGAACCAGAACCGTCTCATGGGTGTTCTTCAGTTGATCAATAAACATTCAGGTGCTCCCTTCACTTCAAACGACGAGAAAAACGCGACTTCTATAGCTGAAACGATTGGCCTGGCATTTTTTAACCAGACCAAGTTTGTACAACAAAAACCAACCAAGTTTTCATACTTAATCAACAATGGAATCCTTTCAGATACTGAATTAAACCAAGCTATAGGAAAAGCAAGACGAAACCAGATTGATATTGAGCAACTATTGCTTGGTGAACTCAAAATTTCCAGAAATGACCTGGGGAAGTCACTTGAGAATTTTTACAATGTTTCTTATGTGGGATATGAGCAGGGAACGGTTCTACCCTCCTCCTTGTTTGAAGGATTGAACCTGAATTTTCTGCAAAAAAATGCCTGGGTACCAATAGGAAGAGAAGGCAAAAAGGTAACTATCCTGATAGATAATCCACTTAATCAGGATAAAATCCAGAACATAAAATTGATATTTGCAAAACATGAATTAGAGTTCAAGGTTTCTTTGAAAGCTGATATTCATGACTTTCTTACGGGAACCCTGGCCGATGATACGGTTGAAGAGGACGATGAGGAGGGGGCTGGAATCGGTGAAATGTCCTCCCTCCTGGACGCGCTGCAAAGTGAAAAAGATGATGGTGTTGAAACCATCGATGACGATGATGATGAAATAAATGCAATCAATGAAGCTGATAACACTATCATTAAGCTTGTAAACAAAATTTTAATCGACGCTTACGACCAGGGAATTTCAGATATTCACCTTGAACCCGGCGTGGGTAAGGACAATATGCTGGTTCGTTATCGCAAGGATGGCTCCTGTCGGATATACCAGGAAATTCCTCCTCTATACAAACAAGCGATTTTGTCCCGTATCAAGATTATGTCTAAGCTGGATATTGCCGAAAGACGTCTCCCCCAGGATGGCAAAATCAAAATGAAATACGGCAGGAAGGATATTGAATACCGCGTTGCGACATGTCCGACAGTTGGCGGAAATGAGGATGCGGTCTTACGTATTCTGGCAGCCAGCAAACCAATTCCTCTTGAAGGAATGAATTTTGCCCAAAGAAACCTGGAGCTGATTCAACGTCTGGCTGCAAAGCCATACGGTCTTATCCTGGTGGTGGGCCCGACGGGATCTGGTAAAACGACAACTCTTCACTCAACACTTGGATTCATCAACAAACCTGATCGTAAAATCTGGACGGCAGAAGATCCTGTGGAAATCACACAAAGGGGTTTAAGACAGGTCCAGATGCATCCCAAGATCGGGTTGAACTTTGCAAGGGCAATGAAATCCTTCCTCCGAGCTGACCCTGACGTCATCATGGTGGGTGAAATGCGGGATGCCGAAACCTGTGCTATTGGATTAGAGGCTTCCCTCACGGGTCACCTTGTTTTCAGTACTCTGCATACCAACTCAGCTCCCGAAACCATTACTCGTCTTTTGGACATGGGAATGAATCCGCTGAATTTTGCAGATGCATTGCTCCTGATTGTGGCCCAGCGTCTGGTGAGAACGCTTTGTAAGAAATGCAAGGAGGACTATCATCCTGGCCGCGACGAATACGATACTCTTGTCAAAGAATATGGTAGTGAAGAATTATTTATGAAAAATGTAGGAATAGAATATACGGACGACCTGACTTTAAAAGGTCCAAAGGGTTGTGATAAGTGCGGCAATACCGGTTATGCAGGAAGAACTGGTCTGCATGAGTTGCTAGAAGGAACAGATGAGATCAAACGGATGATTATGAAAAAATCCCTCGTCGAAGAATTACGTGAGCAAGCTTTAAGCGATGGTATGACTACCCTGAAACAGGATGGGATTAAGAAAATCTTCAAAGGGGACTGCGACCTCAAACAGGTCATGGCAGTTTGTATCGTTTAG
- a CDS encoding methylenetetrahydrofolate--tRNA-(uracil(54)-C(5))-methyltransferase (FADH(2)-oxidizing) TrmFO: MNSFLTVVGAGLAGSEAAWQAAENGVPVVLYEMRPNQPTPVHKTSQCAELVCSNSLGSLNETSAPYLLKKELRNLNSLVIKAADQHAVPAGAALAVDRDLFSAEITRHLENHPNITFKREEIEKIPDEGPVVIATGPLTSPSLSSEIAKLMGDEYLYFYDALSPIVDANTIDTSKAFFASRYGKGTADYLNCGMTREQYDAFLDALLKAEKVALKEFEKPVYFEGCMPIEELASRGHKTLAFGPMKPVGLNHPVTGERFYAVVQLRKENKEGTAYNIVGFQTKLTYPGQKEIFRMIPGLEKAEFFRYGAIHRNTYVNAPELLDLNFQVKEKPGLYFAGQIVGVEGYVESCAMGAMAGLSGSRQIQGKPFKLPPGDTAIGSLLKHVLEKGKGSFQPMNINFGLFTGKETRIRDKKLRNAAIVERALNAQEDWLENLKS, from the coding sequence ATGAACTCATTTCTAACGGTGGTTGGGGCTGGACTTGCCGGTTCCGAAGCGGCCTGGCAGGCTGCAGAAAACGGAGTTCCCGTTGTCCTTTATGAAATGCGGCCCAATCAGCCTACTCCCGTTCATAAAACCAGCCAATGCGCTGAACTGGTTTGCAGTAATTCACTGGGGTCGCTGAACGAAACCTCGGCTCCCTACCTGTTAAAAAAAGAACTGCGAAATTTAAACTCCCTTGTCATAAAGGCAGCAGACCAACATGCCGTCCCCGCCGGTGCTGCATTGGCCGTGGATCGCGATTTGTTTTCTGCCGAGATAACCCGACACCTTGAAAACCACCCCAATATCACTTTCAAAAGGGAAGAAATAGAAAAAATCCCCGATGAAGGGCCGGTCGTAATCGCAACGGGTCCGCTCACCTCTCCTTCTTTATCCAGTGAAATTGCAAAGTTGATGGGTGATGAATATCTCTATTTTTACGACGCGCTGTCTCCCATTGTGGATGCCAATACAATAGACACTTCCAAAGCCTTTTTTGCTTCCAGATATGGCAAAGGGACGGCTGATTATTTAAATTGTGGGATGACCCGGGAACAATACGATGCTTTTCTGGATGCTCTTCTCAAAGCTGAAAAAGTGGCGCTAAAAGAATTTGAGAAGCCGGTCTACTTTGAGGGCTGCATGCCCATTGAGGAACTGGCATCACGTGGCCACAAGACTCTGGCATTTGGTCCGATGAAACCGGTCGGGTTAAACCATCCTGTAACCGGAGAACGATTTTATGCAGTGGTCCAACTAAGAAAAGAAAACAAGGAAGGTACGGCCTATAATATAGTAGGCTTCCAAACCAAACTCACATATCCAGGCCAAAAAGAAATATTTCGAATGATCCCTGGTCTGGAGAAAGCGGAATTTTTTCGCTACGGCGCCATTCACCGGAATACCTACGTCAATGCACCCGAATTACTGGATCTTAATTTTCAGGTTAAAGAAAAACCAGGTCTTTATTTTGCAGGGCAAATTGTTGGAGTAGAAGGGTATGTGGAATCCTGCGCCATGGGAGCCATGGCAGGGTTATCCGGATCAAGACAAATCCAGGGCAAACCTTTCAAACTTCCTCCGGGGGATACTGCGATTGGTTCCTTATTAAAACACGTTCTTGAAAAAGGGAAGGGAAGCTTCCAGCCTATGAATATAAATTTTGGTCTCTTTACTGGCAAGGAAACCCGCATACGGGACAAAAAATTGCGAAATGCGGCGATAGTCGAGAGAGCACTAAATGCTCAAGAGGATTGGTTGGAAAATTTAAAAAGCTGA